The window TGTCAACACGCCCTACCTGTACTTTGGCATGTGGAAGACCACTTTTGCATGGCACACGGAGGACATGGACCTTTACAGCATCAACTACTTGCACTTTGGGGAGCCGAAAACATGGTATGCGGTGCCCCCTGAACATGGGCAGCGCCTGGAGCGCCTGGCCAGGGAACTTTTCCCAGGCAGTTCCCAGTGCTGTGAGGCCTTCCTGAGGCACAAAGTGGCCCTCATCTCGCCTACAGTCCTCCATGAGAATGGCATTCCCTTCAACCgcatgactcaggaggctggtgAGTTCATGGTGACATTCCCCTATGGCTACCATGCTGGCTTCAACCATGGCTTCAACTGTGCAGAGGCCATCAATTTTGCCACTCCGAGGTGGATTGATTATGGCAAAGTAGCGTCTCAGTGCAGCTGTGGGAAGTTCAGGGTCAGCTTCTCCATGGACCCCTTTGTGCGCATCCTGCAACCCGAGCGCTATGAGCTGTGGAAAAGCGGACAAGACAGGGCAGTAGTGAACCACACTGAGCCTACAGCGCCTGGTAGACAGGCGATGACCACCTGGAGGGACGACCTTTCACATAGGAAACCTTCCCCCAGCCTGAGACAGTTCCCACTCTGGCAAGACCCAGCAGCTCTGGACCACACCAAACCCACCGCATCAGCAAAACAGAAACAGGTTCCTGGGAGACTAGCCTTTAGCCTGAGACACCCCCGCAGGCAGCAAAAAAGATGCCTCAAATGTCCTGTAGCCACAGGCTGTGGGAGCCGTGGCTGCACCCCAATATGTCCTGCGACCTGTAGCATGTCATCCCCAAATGGTTATATGCAGCCCAGGGCTACAGTTAAAGGTTGCTTCTCAAAGTCTGGAAGGATCCGGTCAAGGACCAAAACTGTCATTCCTCTTTGTTCTTGGGAATTGGAGGCTCCTGAGCCTACTGTCTTGACACAGACCAAAGGACTCCTAATGGTGGCCACAGGGAACACAGCTTCAGGTTCTGAGCATCAACCCTTGCCTGAGGATAGAGCTTtgatgaatgattctgtatctgTGAGATCTGGGCCCTATTTTCCTGCCAAGGCTTCTGGATGTTGCTGTGCCCCTGATCTTCAACCCTTGGGTCCCCCACTGGATCCTGACGAACCAATGCACCCTGGCCCTTGCTTGCAATCTCTGGATAACATCACGCTGAATTTCCCTGAAATTGTCCCACTGACTCCTCCTGATTTCATTCCACCTGTAAGGGTTGCCAAGGATGCTACTGGGGACTACATGACACCTGCTGAGGTTGTAGGCTCTGACCAATTTTATTCCTCTATGTTTCTGGATCCAGTGGAGGCCTCCAGGATCTTCTTGCCACTAGAGGGATTTGAACCTTTGACTTTGGAGAAGCCTTGACCACCAATGGATGCTCTTAATCTTGGCTACTGAGTATATTGTATATGTGACTGTGTCTTTGACCCCTAATCCTAGTGTTTGGGTTCAAATATAAATTGTTCCCCTGAACTCATTCAGAAGAATTAGTCCTGTATGAGTGCTATTGTTTACCTATTATGTGTCCAATAAAAGCTCAAGTgttaaaaatgcaataattttcatAAGAGAAATGATTAGATCACAATAGGTATGACTTCATCGTTGAATTAATCTagtgatatggattaactgggtcaAAACTGttggcaggtaaggtgtggctagagaaaagtagatcactgggggccTTTTGATGagtattgatttttctctctctgcttcttggctactgtgttctgagctgcttttctctgccacactcttccactgcaatgttctgcctcactgaggcccagagctatggagctgACCAGTCATGGAACCTatgaaaccctgagccacataAATGttccctaagttgttcttgctgggtcttttgttcacagtgatgaaaaacctGATTAAAACAAGGAGTCTTATGTTAATGGTTAAGGGAATTGAGAGTTAATCTGTGTATAGTGTTTACGTCTGGGACATTTAGAATTTGTGATTAGTTTAGATAAGTTCCTTAGGGTCAAGCTGTTATCACAGAATCCTAGTGACATtataaggagagggaaagagaccaTATATACACAGAGATATATCACACTCTCCCTACCATATGATGCAACCAGTAGACACCCTTACAGGTGACTGCATCATCCTGTTTGGACTTTCATTCTCCAAAATCATGAGTCAAAGGAAATTTCTATGTTTACCAAGTAGTCTGCCTTGGATATTCATTGTAGCAATGAAGACCTGGCAAATCCACTCAGGAAACTTGGAAGGAACCACAGAAGTTCTCAGCCATACAGCAATTCTGGCATGAGCCTGTCTCTAGTACCTGTTCCCTGTTACTTTCAAGAATTGACATTTCTGAGGATGCCTGATGCTTTCTCCCTCTATAACAACTAGGGCTCACTGTGGCCTAGGAAGTGGATCTCCCCACCCTATAAGCTGCCACAGGAACTTGTAGCATCTCTCAGGGACTCTCAGACCACTCCTGAACATGGCTGTGCCTGTGGCACCTACCATGGTCTAGATGCCATGCCTACCTCTTGTTTCTTATTACCTTGTTTCCTCCCCTATGGTATATGCTTCTACCTCCACAATCATGGGTCAACATGGATGATGCAGAGAATCTGAGTGAGCTTCTTTACTTCATCCCCAAATTCCATCAGGGTGTTTGTCCATAATCAGCCTTTCCCTGGATCTTGCCACTGCCAAAGTGAGGCCCAGTAGCACCTCACAGCCCGACAAGTATCATATGCTCTGCTTCCCAGGCTACCACCAACCACTGCTCCTGAAGAAACTAAACCTTTTGACCAATTGAGTCTGATTGTTTTTATCCAGGGCAGGTTTTGTAACATTATTGCTGtttaataaatttgttatttctaatgTGTACCCACAAAATAAAGAGGGGaactcttaaaatatattcttcatatcaaaattgtatgaaaatatatatatctaaacAGGGTTTCAAgtagattgaaaaaaatataattgccaAAACTGTACCAAGGAAAATGCAAACAAAGAAACCTCACTGGAGTCATGAATCTTAGTATTAGACAAACAGAATGAGACCAAACTATATAGAGGAAGTGTGTGtacttttttttcaagttgtagatggacacaaaatatctttatttatttttatgtggtgctgagaatcgaacctagtgcctcacacatgcgaggcaaccACTTTACCAATGGGCTACAGCCTTGGCCCTAGAAAAAGGgcatttttgaaaaaacaaattgtaattattaatatatatgaatTGTGCAAATTAATGAGTTTTACTGTGATCTCTCCCGACATGAATATATTATTCTTTGATCATGTCTACTGTCTAGAAGGTTCTTCATAATACTAAAGAACTCTTTAAACACACATTACAATGAAAGTAAAGCAGTTATGAACGTCCATGAAActctttctttcattaaatatcaaaatatttttgttgtagttAAGCATATGTAACATATAATTTATAACCATTTTAGTGACTATAAAAAACATTCTAATTATACAATCACCACAAACACTATCCATCTGCAGAAACTTTCCTCACCACAAAATGGTTCTCTACCCATTAGGCAATACTTTTTATTACACACTGCTCCAGTTGCCAGAATCCATGGATTCTGTATTAATTTGACTATTATGGCACCTACAACAACTGGAATGATACAGTATGTGTTGTTTTGTATCTGGTttgtttcacttagtataatgtgcTCATCTACGTTGTAATATGTATCAGAATTTTCTACTTCTTCAACACTAGACACTGTCCCAGTCTGAATGTACGCAAAGTATTGtgtatctattcatccattgatggatatttggttttt is drawn from Urocitellus parryii isolate mUroPar1 chromosome 4, mUroPar1.hap1, whole genome shotgun sequence and contains these coding sequences:
- the LOC144254310 gene encoding lysine-specific demethylase 4D-like; translation: MKSAHSGTQTRSCTIMTFHPTMEEFSDFNNYIAYMESQGAHRAGLAKVIPPKEWRARQSYDDVSDILIATPLQQVVFGKAGMFTQYHKKKKAMTVREYHVLADSKKYRTPLHLNFEDLERKYWKSRLYDSPIYGADISGSLFDENTKEWNLGHLGTILDLLEQECGVVIEGVNTPYLYFGMWKTTFAWHTEDMDLYSINYLHFGEPKTWYAVPPEHGQRLERLARELFPGSSQCCEAFLRHKVALISPTVLHENGIPFNRMTQEAGEFMVTFPYGYHAGFNHGFNCAEAINFATPRWIDYGKVASQCSCGKFRVSFSMDPFVRILQPERYELWKSGQDRAVVNHTEPTAPGRQAMTTWRDDLSHRKPSPSLRQFPLWQDPAALDHTKPTASAKQKQVPGRLAFSLRHPRRQQKRCLKCPVATGCGSRGCTPICPATCSMSSPNGYMQPRATVKGCFSKSGRIRSRTKTVIPLCSWELEAPEPTVLTQTKGLLMVATGNTASGSEHQPLPEDRALMNDSVSVRSGPYFPAKASGCCCAPDLQPLGPPLDPDEPMHPGPCLQSLDNITLNFPEIVPLTPPDFIPPVRVAKDATGDYMTPAEVVGSDQFYSSMFLDPVEASRIFLPLEGFEPLTLEKP